DNA sequence from the Salvia splendens isolate huo1 chromosome 19, SspV2, whole genome shotgun sequence genome:
ctttgatcggccttgttgacgacctcttgccactaatgcttcatctgtaactgctttgcctttcattttatctgcctttcgcaattcatgactatacaaagcagaacatacagtatctaaagacacattctctttaccgtggagtaatgtggtctccagatgttcaaattcatcaggtagagacgacaacaacatcaatgccagatcttcatcctcaaatttcacatctaaatttagcaggtctgctactaattggttaaacaaagtaatgtgttcattcatagtggtacctggtcggtattcaaatcggaacaaccttttcttcataaggagcttattctgaccactcttcttcagaaatttgtcctccagtgtcttccacaatctatgtgcagaagtctcattcttgacagcatacttctgctccctggacagacacgaccgaattgttccacaagctaactgtaataatggagtgctcatttcagttggaagaagaaggcagaagaaggaagctcggctttgagctggaactagccgagaagggagttcggtttttgagccgagaagggagttcggttttgagccgagaagggagttcggtcttgagccgagaaggaagaagcaacctagagaaactagccgttggagcagcagttagttagctgagatgtagcggttattcttcttgttttcttgattcttgttgtagttagttagtagcagttgctacttgattgtagagctttaaatagctcataaaccgtgtatgtagttagtagttttaatcaataaagagttttccagtttctctccaagattatcatcttcaatactcaaagtgtgagtgtgtgtgtttctgcattgtgtgatctcatacaacagtgagtgtgtgtgtgatcttcttgagtgtgtgaaagccttgtgtgtgtaaatcccaacaagtggcgccgtctgtgggaagggatattgaagctgatttgcagaggatcaaacggtttcagagatggcagcaaggcttgatgcagaaaagttcacaggcaagaatgattatagcctgtggaagatgaagatgaaggcggttttgattcaacaaggcttggccgcagttcttgcaaaaccagaggagaaaggaaaggctccagtgcttgatgataaagctcaggcaaagatggaggagatgcagctcaaggcacattctgcagtgattctgtgccttggagataaggtcttgagggatgttcaagaagccaagactgcggtggagatcttggacaagttggatgaagtttacttggccaaatccttggctaaccggctgtatctcaagaagaggctgtatgcctatagtttttctggagataggtccatcattgagcagctagaggagttcaacaagatcattgatgacctgggatctgttgatgtcaagatttcagatgaggataaggccattctcacattgaatgccttgcctagctcgtatggccagttaagtgatgcaattatctatggaagagataaacctatcacctatgcagaagtctattcagccttgatggccaaagaactccagaagacagccaacagaggctctgcaagctccaatgttcaagctgcagaggccttgaatgtgaagaaattcaagaggcagaacttcaagaagaagtttgagggccctaaaccctcaagttctgatgctcagaaggaaaccagagcttgctattggtgcaagaaacctggacatttgaagaaagattgtcatgcatggaagagaaagatggcctctgagggacacaaccaatctgattgtgtggagagtgctgatcccccggctcaacttatgaatattagtgacagtggggtcagtcacaggtggataatggactcggggtgcagcttccatatgtgccccaatagaagctggtttcatgatcttcaagaagcatcgggtacggttgttcttggaaataatcatacttgtcagataaaagggatagggaaggtgaagctaagcctacaagatggctctgtgAAGATCctgactggggtgaggtatattccagaagtgaagaggaacctcatctcattgggaatgctggagcagagggggttcactatattaatgagtcaaggaaaattgtttgtgaaatctggagatgcagtgatgatggaggctgacagagagcatattctctattatttgaaggctaaggctgttgatggagaaagcaatgctgtgtcagatgattccctaatgctatggcacaagaggctgggccatccagcagaaggaagcttgaaagaactcatcaagaagggcctgatctctggagatttcaacaagatggacccctgtgagcagtgtatacttggaaaagcaaagaaggcaccctatcccacaggtattcactcttctacagcccctttagactacatacatagtgatctttgggggccttcaccggtgtgttcaattggtggaggaaagtattatctagctatcattgatgactatacaaggaagttgtgggtatatattcttaaggaaaaatctgaaacactcactaagttcaagatatggtgtaaggaggtggagctagagaaaggaaggagtgttaaatgtttaagaactgacaatggcttggaattcttgtctgctgaatttgatatattttgcaaagagaagggtatgaagaggcaccgtactgttcctggtaattcccatcaaaatggtgttgtggagaggatgaataggactatcctagagagggtgaggtgcctgcttcttggttctggtttgagcagcaggttctggggagaggcggtgtatacagcagcctatctcatcaataaatgcccatctactgccctgaaatctgaaactcctgattacatgtggtatggagctcatagtgactactcaaaatacaaggtgtttgggtgtgcagcctatgctcatgctaggcaaagtaagcttgaagctagggctctgaaatgtatcttgctgggatatcagaggggtgttaaggggtataggctctggtgtattgagcctggtaggcagaaggtggtggtgagtagggatgtggtgttcttggaggatcagatgccctacttgaaagataagctggactccagtgactccagtgaagttgagagtgatttcttcaaggtggagcctatgggagttggcctaggagcaggtggagtcacTGACTCAGAAAATGAACCTGATCCAGAGGGTGATGGTGCTCCAGCTCAAGGTAGAAGAAATGATGAGCCCACAGCAGATCCTACCAGAGAGTACCAGATTGCAAGAGATAGGGGAAGGAGAAATGCAAAGCCTCCTGAGAAATTTGCAGATATGGTCTATTATGCACTGTGTGCTGCTGAGAGTATTGATATTGCTGATCCTCTCACCTATAAAGAGGCCATGAGAAGCAAAGACAGAGAGAGATGGATAGAGgccatgaatgaagaaatatagtctttactcaagaacaaaacctggactttggtggacaaatccaagctgaatacagatggaaaggagaggaagctgatcagttgcaagtggttgtttaaaaagaaggtagagaccactgataaagacagaatcaggttcaaaGCAAGGCTGGTGGCAAGGGGATTTACACAGCAAGAAGGAGTTGACTTCAATGAGGTGTTTGCTCCGgttgttaagcacacttctattaggattttgttggctgtggtgaatcagctagattgggaattgcagcagcttgatgtgaagactgccttcctaaatggagacctagaggagactatcttcatggatcagccagagggctatgtgaagagtggtgaagaaagcAAGGTGTGCTTGCTACAAAAGAGTCTTTATggtcttaagcaaagtcctagacagtggaacaagaagtttgatgcacaaatgaagaagattggcttcattAGATCAGAGTttgatgattgcatctacatcaagagGAAGGGCAAAACACCTATTGCCTATCTAttgctctatgtggatgatatgctacttgcaggaccttctatgacagaaattcagcaagtcaaggaggatttgaagtctagctttgaaatgaaggatctaggagagtcaaggaagatcctaggcatacacaTTCAGAGAgacagaggctgcaagaagctgtggatgcttcaaactgactatattgagaaagttttgcagagattcaaaatggaaaatgcaaaagctgcatcaactcctctgtcccagagttttaagctttcaaaggagcaggcccctaaatctaagcaagaggctgaggagatggagtctattccttatgctagtgtggttggaagtgttatgtatactatgatctgtaccagaccagatctggcacatgctatctcagtgactagcagatacatggctgacccggggaaggagcattggaatgctcttaagtggatattgaggtacatgaagtcaaccagtggctggggaattgtcttcaatggctgggaaggtgaatctgaggaggttgtgcagggctattgtgatgcagactatgctgcaaacctggacaacagaaagtcccaaacaggttatcttttcaccatgtttggaactgtaatcagctggaaatcaggtttgcaaagtgttgttgctctctcaacaacagaatcagagtatatagctctcactgcagctgtacaggagagcttttggattcagggagtgatttctgactttggttttgaccaaaagacaatggtgattcattgtgacagcagctcagctatgtgcttggctaaacatccgggttttcatgaaaggagcaagcacatagacataaagttgcattttattagagatgagattgagaaggggagagtgaaggtgattaagattaacaccttgcacaatccggctgacatgctaacaaagtctctaggtagagacaagtttgatcattgcaagaagttgatcaatgtttgtgcaagaactgagatgagccctcaggtggagaattgtaataatggagtgctcatttcagttggaagaagaaggcagaagaaggaagctcggctttgagctggaactagccgagaagggagttcggtttttgagccgagaagggagttcggttttgagccgagaagggagttcggtcttgagccgagaaggaagaagcaacctagagaaactagccgttggagcagcagttagttagctgagatgtagcggttattcttcttgttttcttgattcttgttgtagttagttagtagcagttgctacttgattgtagagctttaaatagctcataaaccgtgtatgtagttagtagttttaatcaataaagagttttccagtttctctccaagattatcatcttcaatactcaaagtgtgagtgtgtgtgtttctgcattgtgtgatctcatacaacagtgagtgtgtgtgtgatcttcttgagtgtgtgaaagccttgtgtgtgtaAATCCCAACACTAACCGATTTATGGTACTTCAatctttatcatctatatcttctggtttcttttcttcaatggcaatgtcaagaccctgctggaaaagagagtctagaacctccccctgccacataccaaaatggccagtaccgtcaaatatctccaccgtcaatttcatatttgatagtggaaacctcgaccacgatgacgaagaactagccttgttttcttgattattacccgccattacagactcaaaataaagtattcaatattacaaacaaatagaaccaaggacgaaccttggctctgataccacttgttgagaaaaccgggtaattttctctcaaatagtgaaatgaaccgattcagtaatttcagagttaacccaatggggtctactcgataaaattacttctccaaataaattctttggaaaaactggcgaggacactgtccctcttaaataccagattcctaacagaatttatcagtcggtgtatttatcacaatataaaaacacccaaaaaaaCCGtccaaaacactactaccaaacccgcaaataatattgaatacaatatcacaacagaaaaaaaaacccagaaataaatgcggaacaaaataaataataaataaagaatacacccgaaactttgataacagagttcggccaaattgcctacgtcttcgagcaccctctgcagagcccacTTATATATAGACGGAGAAGAGAATACAATATTTGAGGTACATTACAAATGAAGGAGGAGTGCTCCTTTTATAGGAAGCCACTCCCCCCAACTCCCTAATACCcaccaccgatgtgggacaaaaatttTTTGGCAATTTCAACAGCGATCTCCACGAATCACTTGTGTTCGAAACATTTAGTGTTGAACCTGGGAAAATATCCCGAGCTTTAATGACAGCAGCTGAGATGAAGTTGAAGATGAAAAGGAGCCACACCATCCTCTCCCAATCGATAAAAGGACGAGAGATCATATGTATGCATCAAGAAAGGAAGCTTGTCCGAAATTgctaaaagtaaaatgtgaacCATCAACCAAGTCTGCATTAGATGGAGAATAGTATACTAAAACCAAGTGTGTTATGGCTTGATTTTAAGAATCTGTTAAACATGGCTTTCAAGTAACATATATGTTCAGTTCAGTGCTGTAAATTTAGTAATGCAATCAATTTTTAAAGAAAGGTAATCTTGCATTAAATGGTTGTTAGTAAACCAAACATTCCCTCTTTGTTTTTCCAGCGGTTGACTCATTCTACATGGAATTTATATTTAGGCAAGGTGGGACATAATACTTTTATAAGAAATATGTTGATCCATTCTATAAATATTTCTATTACAATTCacaaaaatatactattattgaTTAATTGGTTTATCATCATAAGAAATAGCAATAATTATTCAAAAAGAACTGTTCAAATAACATAAATAGTGgcataaaaaatagtactataataGAATTAATCTGGGTAACTAGGTAAGCTATATTGTACTCCATGTAAATATTAAGATTCACCAAAATATACCATTATTTGCcatcataattaattaacaaaaattattCAAAAGTAACAGTTCGAATAACAAAAATAGgtgaataaaattattttaaaataattgtagGATAGATCTGGATGAGGTATATTATATTGAGAATCTAAAAAACATACGATTATTTGttaacataattaaataacataaatcattcataaaaaatatcataatcACTTATACTTTCTTTCGAGTCGATAACAATAATTATTGAACAACTTCAACTCGACTGCATAATAGATCGATCATCAAACCTACATGTGTTATAGTCTTTACACTTAATTCATGTTCGGACTCATCTTTATTTATTCCATGTATTTAATAAATCATTAGATTGTTCTGTTTCACATAATGTTTTTAGTTTTATACACCATGTATACATATTAGAATTTgagaaaatttataaaatttacttttgatttgGATAAAATTTTATCCAATTTAAATCCATGAAAGTTcagagaaaaataataaaattgggaggaaacaaatcaaaatttaactaaaataatttttctAATAACATATCCTATTATCTTTAGGATTCCATATTTTATCACTATCGTATAATATTCCTATAAGATTATAGTAATTGTTTATTTCAAAGTCTAATTGGTATAAGAGTTTCAATATGGCCAAGGCGAAGCTCTCTTCCAACAACGGGTTCGACGAAAACAAGTATCAATCGATGGAGCTAGTCGGATCGGTCAACAATTCCGAACTCCGGGTGCTGATCGATAGTGGTGCACACCATTGTATGATATCCGAGCATATGGCTCATAGCCTACACTTGCCCATTACACTGACATCCAGGGGCGGACCTACATATAAATGGGATAGGGCTTTAGCCCATAatgaatctaattttttttaaattttctattatAAAGTTTCAAAATGTATCCATATTTTACACATATTATAGTATAAAAGCTCCTATTGATAATCTAAATTacttgaaaatttatttttaaataaaaatttgaaaatttagcCCCTACTCGtatttatttctgcgtccgcccctgccGACATCGACCGACGTTTCTATTTTCATTGCTAGAGGCTCCACGGTGCGGGTCAAGGGTCGACATTGTTCTCGGCATCCCATGGCTCGCTACACTAGGCGATGTGGACGCAAATTGGAGGAATCTCTCTATGGAGTTCATATATAATTTTTAGGGTTATAACAGAAATAATTAAGAGCCTTGCGCTCCACCAACTGAGCTAGACGGGCTTTGTTGTTTATTTAGATGCTAATTACAATATTTATCTACTTAAGCATAAGATATAAAAATGTGTAATCCAATCACAATTGGAATGTGTTATTCTTTCAAATGTTTAAGCTCGATTTGATTAGTTATTGATGTATACTTGATTATAAAAGTACTAAAACATACTTCGACTCAGTAACAATAATGGATGAATTACTCTAACTCGATTGCATAATAGATCGATCATCTACATGACTACATGTTAACAAACATATCAAATTTATGTTATGTGCTCAGTGTATtgacaaaataataaatttactAGCGTTCTCGTCCACGCAGAACAtaacaaaatttcagaaaatttataaaattcacTTTGTATTCCGATAAAACTATATCTAAATTAGATTcgtgaaaattttgaaaaaaaaataataaaattcataatttttacgAATCTTAAAGTTAGGtcacaaatcaaaatttaactaaaattCACAATTGTTTTGATAACATATCCTATTGTCTTTAGGTTTTCATATTTTCTCATTATCGTTTAACAATAAGCTAAAATTGGAGACACAATTACACTTGTGTTggaaaatttccaaaatttaatttagggacacaaagaaaagaaaagaaaagcgtCCTTAAATTGGGAATAAGGTTGTCATCTACAttttaatcttttgcttttttgggtatttttatttgtatgttttaattttagttGTGAAACCATGAATAGGAATGGTGTggataatatatttaaaaatactactccgtATAAATTAGCATGAATAAAGTCTTTTTTTTGTAGCGGAAGTTGGAGGGATTAGATAAAGTCTCGCACGCATGATCGTctatcaaatactccctccgttccacataATTGGACcaagttttccattttgggtcgtcccatataatttgactcatttcacttttaccatttttggtagtggacctcacattccactaactcattcctactcacatttaattataaaactaatatataaaagtgagactcacattccactaactttttcaactcactttttattatatttcttaaaatccgtgcccggtcaaagtgtcccaaattatgtgggacggagggagtataaaacaatATCTTTAAGATttgatttctttatttttattgtctTTAGGATTTTATATTTTGCAGGAGATAGgctttgaattatttaattgaaagCCTAATTGGTGTATATTTTATGTTAAGGTAAATTGGATGAATTTCTCCATGGAGTTCATTTACATCTCCTCTGTTAGTTGGATGTGAAGTGTCTCATTTACTCTTACTTCTTTGTTTgctagtatttttattttagggttTAGTTATGcattgttatttaatttttatataattttttattttaatttcatttttataaaaattaatttgagtatttttttttatttccaaatctatttaattagaaattatatattcaaaggaatcaaaattaaaaataataataaatgtgcAATAGGAAAAGTGTGTAATTAAATAATGCATTGCTAAATTTCATAGTTCTCAAAATTATCTAGAGTTCCCAGAAGCACGTGAATAATGTAATGCTCAATGATTGTGGATATTTGTTCTGTCATACAAGACGATGGAGTGCGTGGATACATGCTTTTACCTAACCAAATTTATGTTTAAAGGCTTAAAGTTGTGAGAGCTTGTCGACATTGAAAGGGTAGACCTCATCTCTTATTAGTGAAGAGAAAGCCTTGGTTGCAATAACTTCATTTACAGCTTGTGTTGGATGCAAGCCATcaaaaaacacatattcacttCTATTGCTGCAAATCGAGCCCCCTCGCTTACACAAGATCCCCGTCCCGCCTTCGCTCACCTGCCTTACTTCGCAGCACGAATTGCTTGCATCCCGGAAacctcaataaaaaaaaagatccAAAATAAGCCTTTTTAAGAGTATATAAAACCAAAGTTGAAGATATTTAAGTAGATGCAAATTAAACGTTCTCTCAACATGTATCCTATGCAGTGACAGAGCCAGAAAAATAATATCGGCCCAAGTTAGCAAATGTCTTCTTATGAAGAAGAAAATATATACCTTGAGATCGAGGAGAACCAATTATATCACTTAGAATCTTGTAAGCATTGACGAAAACAAGATTAGAACCCGGCATTTGAGGCCGGATTTCATCTACCAAGCTCTTCAAGTTGGCATTGAACATAGCTGATGCTCTGTTCAAATTCTCCACACACCCCTCTTGTGTCGGGACCCTGGCCAAGGCCATCGGGCTGCAGCCATTCGGATTGATCGCCATCAGCACAAACTTCCGCGCCCCAAGATCATGCAACCTCTGCATAACACAAAACACCAACCAACCAAAAGGGGATTTTAGCGACAGGTTCTGTAGGAATTGGACGATCCTATTTGGTCAAATACCTAGCGATAAATTCCTATGTTTCtttctttactttatttttgAACAAATTCACGGATAACAAGcctaaaaattttattattgatgATAGTGACGATATTGATTACCTAAAGCTAGTCTGATAACCTTAACAccctaattaaataaaattgaaccaAATTAAATAGTGCAATAAAGAAATGTAGAAACCTTGAGTTGGGCAGAGAGAATGGCTGTGACAGAGTCAGTAAATGCTTCAAGACTGATATTAGTGTTGGCCAACCCAAGAAAGTAATTAAGTGAGTAGtcatttcctccacttccaacCACAAACAAGAAATCAGACAGGATTTCTTTGCTATTATTGTTCCCAAACTGCTGCTCCAATTCTGGTAGAGTCACCTTCTCAAAATTGCTGATTTGCAGATTCAAACTGGTTACATTTccctaaattaataaaattggaTTTTTAAGAGGCTTTACATTTTATGGGTTCGgctaaaaattcaatcttttctCTTCACAACAAAATTCAACTTCTGGGTGAGCATGATCACTTGGTCTTGTGTGGTTGTGTATTAAATCAATTAGACTTTATTACATCATGCACATTCTTCATTAACTCTTCAACCAATATTCCTAACATATTTTGATACATTATGTAAAAATCTTACCATTTGACTGAATCACGTGAACTTCACCACCAGGTATCAATGCATAGAGGTGAACATTCGGATTTTGACCAAAccggaccaaattcgtattttttcttaaaaaatccGAACCGGACCAAACCAAATTGACCGGAAAATCAGAAATTTTAGAATCAAAACCGAACCCAAACCCAAACCAAATTCAAGATTCCAGATATTTTATGTGTCAgctaaaaattcaatcttttccTTTCACAAGAAAATTCAACTTATGGTGTTACTCAGTCTAGTGTGGTTGTATATAAATTACATCACATTCTTGTAACTCTTCAACCAACATTCTTACCATATTCTTATATACATAAGTACATAAGAAAATGAGCATGTGACTGAATCACATGAGCTTCACCAACAAGGATCAATGCATAGAGTCAAAACTAGAGGTGAGCCACTTTCGGTTCAGGTTTTTGCTATAACCAAACCGGTCTGAATTTGTAATACTTTTTAAAAAGAACCAGTACCGAACCAAATTGTCCGAAAATTCCAATATTTTAGAATAAAAAACAAACCCAAACCCAAACCAAATTCAAGATTCCAGATATTTTGTCCACCCCTAAAACGAACAGCCTAGCAAGTACTCTCTCAGTTCCTTATTAACaaatgcatttcttttcggcatgagtTTAAGAATAGTTAATTAAGCggatggtgaataaagtatgagagaataaagtaagagagatgaaattagaataaagtaaatgagaggatttttttttgccaaaaatcgAAAAATGACTCGATTAACATGGAAGGAATGGAGTATCAACTAGGTATTTACAACCTAATcctaacaaaatcaagaaaaccaTGACATAGATATAACATAAGAGAGATTGAGAGGAAGACTAACAGCAAGAGCACCAGTGTCATCAAGAATCCCAGAACCACCAGAAGCAAAGTTAACACCATTAACTATCTTGCCACACTTTGTTGAGGGATCAGTGAAAGATGGGATGTAGTCTGAGAGTTGCAGCTTCTTCCCCAAAATGTCTATCACATTTTCTCCATTGGTGAACCTTCCAGAAGGGCCAAGGGGGAAGTCCACTCCATAGGGAGAGAAATCTGCCTTGGCTAAGGAGTTTGTGAGGAAATTGTTGTTGCCATTGTCAACTAATGAACTCCCAAAAACAAACATGCCTTTGGTGTTGCAATCATGGCTTGCTGTGTTTTGACAAGTTGATGGGGTGGAGAAGCTAAACATGAGAAAGACACAAAGGAGAGAGAGATTTTGAGACATGGTCATGGGATATATGATGGTTTATTGAtttttaatgtgtatttatagaggaGGATAGGAATGGGACCTCAATTGATTAgtcatagaaaaataaattttgtaaatttatttCCTTAGAGCGGTACTCTTGCGCGCGGGTCAAACCCGACTCTGGTTCAAcccgattttttaaaatagtaacTTTCCAGAGAACCAACGATGATATTATGTTTGTCATGCAAGGGgtaaaattagaaagaaaaagttaaaattgACATAGATTAATACTGCATca
Encoded proteins:
- the LOC121778391 gene encoding GDSL esterase/lipase At1g29670-like; its protein translation is MSQNLSLLCVFLMFSFSTPSTCQNTASHDCNTKGMFVFGSSLVDNGNNNFLTNSLAKADFSPYGVDFPLGPSGRFTNGENVIDILGKKLQLSDYIPSFTDPSTKCGKIVNGVNFASGGSGILDDTGALAGNVTSLNLQISNFEKVTLPELEQQFGNNNSKEILSDFLFVVGSGGNDYSLNYFLGLANTNISLEAFTDSVTAILSAQLKRLHDLGARKFVLMAINPNGCSPMALARVPTQEGCVENLNRASAMFNANLKSLVDEIRPQMPGSNLVFVNAYKILSDIIGSPRSQGFRDASNSCCEVRQVSEGGTGILCKRGGSICSNRSEYVFFDGLHPTQAVNEVIATKAFSSLIRDEVYPFNVDKLSQL